GAATGGCATTCGCCACTGCCGCCAGCACGCTCGTGGGGCAGAATCTCGGGGCCAAACGCTTTGAAGACGCCAAACGACTCGGCTGGACCTGCTTCGCCTGGGGTTGCGGCATCATGTGTCTCATGGGGAGTATCTTCTTTACGCTGGCCCCGAATATGTTCCGACTAATCGCCCCCAACGAAAATCAAACTGATGTCATTGAAGCGGGCGTGCCAATCCTCCGACTCGTCGCCTTCGCCATGCCTGCGCTATCATGCGTGATTATCTTCACCGGCGCACTGCGTGGCGCAGGAGATACGCGCTGGCCGCTGCTGTTCACCTGGATTGGCTTTCTGGTGATTCGGCTACCGTTGGCGTACTTCCTCACCCGCGATGAATTGAATTTGGGACCACTGGGGAGCATCTCCGGATACAACTGCGGCCTGTTTGGTGCCTGGATTGCCATGTTCATCGACTTATGGCTTCGCGGCCTGTTCTTTCTGCTGCGATTCGCGGGCGGACGCTGGCGATTCACCCGCGTGTGAGCATCGCCCTTCCCCCGGCTAGCGGGCGAGCTTGCTGGCATCTTCGGAAACCGCGGCCCAACTCCACGCGGTTTCTGCCAGATGCCCCCTTTCCCAAATCCCGCGAAACCGGATAGGATGAATCCGCCCGATCTCTGCGACACTGTTTTAAGGGTCACGCCCATGTTGATCGATCTCTATGGCCTCACGTTTGACACCCCTAGCGTGACTTTTTTTCTCTGGTCCCCGTGGCGCTCCTCGTCGTTGGAGCACAAGTTATTTGAAGCGATGGAGCGTGTGCCCGGTGTGACCGTGCAGCGCACCCCGGAAGAATGGCGCGCCACCCTGGATAAGCCGCAGACTTGGAAAGCGGCCATTACCAAAGTGGAAGGCATTATGAAAGGCTGGCAAGAAGATGCCAGCGATGCCGGGAGCGAACGCCGAGCGTGGCGATGGATGTTGGAATCCGACACCGATTCCGCGGGCTATTCCGAGAACGGCGAATCGGCGAGCATGTGGGGATTCCTCCGCATTCTGCTGGATAGCGGCCGCCCCGGTGAAGAAGACAAAGGCGAATTGGTCGATCTGAACGGCTTCGGCTTGTGCATCCACGGCAACCAACGCGGATAATCATCGGCTCGGGAATGGAACAACCGGCAGTTCCAGCCAACAAAATGAATCGTGCCGAAACTGCCGGTCGCATTCGCATCCAGATTCGCCCACTCCAAGTCACCCCGTTTGACCGAGGGACTTGGAGGGCGAGATTGATCGATTAGCCGCGTGGGGTTCGGCCGCCGCGCTTGCGGTCGGATTCCTTCAGCAGCATCTTTCGCAGACGAATGGCACCGGGGGTGATTTCCACCAGTTCATCGTCTTCGATAAATTCCAGGGCCGATTCCAACTCGAACTTGCGAGGCGGCTTCAGCACCGTCTTAATTTCCGCGCCCGCAGACCGCATGTTGGTGAGCTTCTTTTCGCGGGTGACGTTCACGGTCAGGTCATTCTCGCGGCAATGCTCGGCAACAATCTGGCCTTCGTACACCGGCTCCATCGGGCCGACGAACATGATGCCACGTTCTTGCAGACCTTCAATGGCGTATGCCGTGGCCTTGGCGGTTTCGGTGGAGATCATCACCCCGTTTTGCCGGCCCGGCAGTTCGCCCTTGATGGGCTGATATTCGTGGAAGTTATGGTGCATGATCGCCATCCCGCTGGTCGCCGTCAGCACACGCGTCCGCAGGCCGATCAGACCACGAGCGGGAATCAAGAATTCCAAGTGCGTTTGTTCGCCATTGGATTCCATCTTCTGACATTGCCCTTGGCGTTCCAGCACCAGCCCCATGACTGCGCCGACCGCAGAAGCAGGCGCTTCCACCACGAGCAGTTCCACCGGCTCCATCTTGACGCCGTTGATTTCCTTGTTGATGACCTGCGGCTTGCCAACCGAGAATTCCGAGCCTTCCCGTCGCATGTTTTCCAGCAGAATCGACAAGTGCAACAACCCACGGCCGGAGACGATGAATTCATCGCCCCGTTCGCTGGGCCGCACGCGCAGCGCCACGTCGGATTCCAGTTCCTTGTTCAGGCGGTCTCGCAGTTCGCGGCTGGTCAACGGCTTGCCATCTTGGCTGGCGAACGGCGAATCATTGATGCGCAGCACCATGTCGATCGTCGGTTCGTCGATGCTCAACGGCGGCAAGGGGTTGGGGTGATCGAAATCGGTAATCGTGTCACCGATTTCGGCATTGTCGATCCCCACCAGCGCCACCACGTCACCGGCGGAAAGTTCTTCCACTTCCACCTTGGTGAGGCGGTTGAACTCCAGCACCTGCACGATGGTATCATCGTGGATTGAACCATCGGCTTGCTTCACCAGCTTGACGCGCTGATTCTTGCGGACTTTGCCCGCATGAATCTTGCCGATGGCGATGCGGCCGACGAATTCGGAGAACGCCAACGCCGACACTTGCACTTGCAGCGGGCCTTCAAGTTCGACTTCCGGTCCGGGAACCATCTTCTCAATGGCTTCGTACAACGGTGCCAGGTTGTTGTTGTCGTCGTTGGCCTTTTTGCGGGCGTAGCCGCTGCGGCCCGACGCGTAGAACACCGGGAAATCGGCGGTTTCTTCATCGGCACCCAGTTCGATAAACAGGTCGAACATGGCCGAGTGAACTTCGTCGATGCGGGCGTCGGGGCGGTCGATCTTGTTGATGATGACGATCGGCCGGAGTCCGCAAGCGAAGGCTTTGCGCAACACAAACCGCGTTTGCGGCAGGGGTCCTTCCGCCGCATCCACCAGCACGAAGGCCCCATCGGCCATCTTCAGCACCCGTTCGACTTCCCCGCCGAAGTCGGCGTGGCCAGGCGTGTCGATCAGGTTCACCTTGATGTCGCCGATTTTGAACGCGCAGTTTTTGGCGAGAATGGTAATCCCGCGTTCGCGTTCCAGATCGTTGGAATCCATAATCAGGCCGTGTTGGCCACCGACCAGACGATCCAATTCCTCTTGCCGGAACAGCCCCGATTGACGGAGCATTTGATCGACAAGGGTAGTCTTACCGTGGTCAACGTGGGCAATAATCGCCACATTGCGAATGTCATTTCGCCGCATCGGAAGTCGAAGCTCATTCCCTGGAAGGTAGGCCGATCGGGTTCCGCATCGCAATCGATCGGCCCGTCGATTGACACTAATATAGGAACCAATCGCCCCAACGAACAGTGGGGCGATATGAGGATCGCATGAAGACCGTCCGCATTCACCTTTTTGGTGAACGGAACGATCGACTGGAGAGGAGGTTTGATTCAAACGAAAAATTTTCGCCCATGCAAGCCAATTATTTCGAAGTCGCGGCAAATCGCTTCCAGGCCGCCTCGGCTTGCTCCGGCATCATCCCGGTCGCTTCAATGGCCGCTTTCATATCGGGGGGTGCATCGTTCTCGCCAGAAATGTACCCGCCCACGAATTCCGCCAGCATCCCTTTTTCGGTGCCGAACGCCATGAAATCCATGAAGCTCGCCCCCAGCAGATAGGTATCTTCCGGCTGATTTTCGGCCCACAGCGTGCTCATTGCTCGCGCACGGGCCACTTTTTTCATCGCGGCTCGCTCACTGGCGTAGCGCGCGGGGTTCGCTCGGGTCATCACCGCGCGGCCAAAGCCCTCGGTCACCCAGCGCGGCGTTTCGGAAACGCTCGTTTTCGTCCGCATCAGCAACCCACACAACTCGAACCCGCCGCGAAGTTCCAACGAGCCGGAACCTTCCCCCCGCGCCACCGTCACCGCCACATGCGGCGATGTCCCGGAAATCTGGCTGCTCGCCGATTCATCCCGATTTTTTAATCCGCGTTTTTCATATTTTTCCACGAATGTTTCGTATTTGTCCCGATCCGAAAAGACGTAAATGGCAATTTTGCCTTCCCAAGTCTTCTCTTCCGGCTCGAATGCCAGCACGTTGACCGCCATCTGATAGGCTTTTTCCAACACAGGCCCCATCGGGCGGAGTTTATCCACGGTCAAATCGCTCACGACCATCAGACTCTTGGTTTCAATGACGCCAGTCGGTGGCAATTGCAGCATCTTTTGAACCGTGGCCAGCGCTTTCTTTTGCTCCAGCAGCACATCCTTCTCGTCATCGCCCGCCGCGATGCGAACCATCCCCATCATCGCCAGGAGTGCCAGAATTCCCATGTGCCATCGCATGCGACTGATCGCCATCGTTCGCCCCTTCCGCGTGAAACCCAACACGTCACGTCGTCTCCATCCTAATCTCATCGCAATTTCGATGCGCCGACAATCCCTTCAGTTCCCAATCGTCCGGATTTGGCCGCCAGTCTTCCCCGTTTCATCATCTTGGCATTCCATCGCTTGCACATCCGTCCTCATACGAATTCGCCTCCCGGAACTCGCAGAAACGAAACCTCCCCCGTTTCCGAGCGATTCGCAGTGCGAAATCGGCTCCAAAACGGGGGAGATCAAACGAATCCCTCCGCGTCGGCGTTACTTCCCGAGTTGGTGGATCGTGTTGTGAATCGTCCCGGTGACCGCCCGGCCATCGGTTCCGGTCAGTTGATAGCGAATCTCCATCCCCCAGGTGGGTGCCAATCCGGGAATTCGCAGGGTAAGCGTTTTCCCATCTGCGCTGGCCGTCACCGCTTCCACCGCCAGGGGTCGTTCGTTGACATGCTTCGAGCCATAATTCTGACTGCGCTTCAAGCCCCAAACTTTGACCTGGAATTGGGTTGCGTTCAGCGACTTGGCATCAATCGCATCTGTCAGCCGCAGTTCCACCGCATCCGGCTTCGCATGCAGTTCCACGGGCAGATCCGCCGGTTTGCCGGTGTAACGCACCCGATAGAATCCGCCGGGCATCGTCTGATTTCCTGCCCAGGCGAACATCCCACACAGGTACAAATGCCCATTCGTCGGATGGAATCGCGGCCGCATCACCCCCGTGGGAAACTGCGGAATCGGCAACGTGCACATTCCACCTTGCGCTTGACCATTCACCACTTCGTGCGGCACCACATAAATTTGCCCCATGCCATACGAGGTGTTCAGCAGTCGCCCGCCGAGTGGCCCCCAGGTGTTTTTCGGCACCCAGACCAATTCCGCCGGCGATCGATCAAAGGCGTTCGTGATCCAACAAAGCGGCTGCTTCATCGCCGAATCCGATGGATCGGTGATGTCGGTGTATCCCCAAAGATTCCCGTAAAAGCCACCTTTTTCGACCAGGTTAATGCGGTTCTTCGGAGTCCAAAACCCTTCTTGATCGGTGACAAAGAACGTGCCATCCGGATTGAGGCACACGCCGTTCGCCGCTCGAAAGCCGGTCGCCAAA
This DNA window, taken from Tuwongella immobilis, encodes the following:
- the typA gene encoding translational GTPase TypA; translation: MRRNDIRNVAIIAHVDHGKTTLVDQMLRQSGLFRQEELDRLVGGQHGLIMDSNDLERERGITILAKNCAFKIGDIKVNLIDTPGHADFGGEVERVLKMADGAFVLVDAAEGPLPQTRFVLRKAFACGLRPIVIINKIDRPDARIDEVHSAMFDLFIELGADEETADFPVFYASGRSGYARKKANDDNNNLAPLYEAIEKMVPGPEVELEGPLQVQVSALAFSEFVGRIAIGKIHAGKVRKNQRVKLVKQADGSIHDDTIVQVLEFNRLTKVEVEELSAGDVVALVGIDNAEIGDTITDFDHPNPLPPLSIDEPTIDMVLRINDSPFASQDGKPLTSRELRDRLNKELESDVALRVRPSERGDEFIVSGRGLLHLSILLENMRREGSEFSVGKPQVINKEINGVKMEPVELLVVEAPASAVGAVMGLVLERQGQCQKMESNGEQTHLEFLIPARGLIGLRTRVLTATSGMAIMHHNFHEYQPIKGELPGRQNGVMISTETAKATAYAIEGLQERGIMFVGPMEPVYEGQIVAEHCRENDLTVNVTREKKLTNMRSAGAEIKTVLKPPRKFELESALEFIEDDELVEITPGAIRLRKMLLKESDRKRGGRTPRG